The genomic stretch AAAGTGAGCATTATTGTTGAATGAGTATTTAAATATGCCAAGTGTTGTTGATTTTTATACTATTCATTTGCAACAATTATTATtgatttaattcaaataaattagcCCATCAATTTCAATTATTTGCAATTTAACAATACATTATTGGTAATGAATTATAAATGATTGCTGAAAATTAATGATTTGATTTTGTAATATGTATGTGaaattataatttaaaataatacTTTAGAAACAATTTGAGTAATTTATTTGTCTATTTAAAATTTTTTGTTAAATTTGAAATAATTGTTTGATAACTTTTTGACCATTGATATGAGATTTTATATTTGAAGTTAAAATTTTGAAACATATAATCTTATTTATAATTAAgaattatatttaaaaaaaatattatttattaaaaaatattgaTAGGCAAAAAAAAATATAGACTcgaaaatttaaaaataatgttacatactaatattaatattaatttaataaTTTGGATCTATAATTTATATTAGTATGTAACTTTATATTAATTTAATAAGGTGGATGTATAAAGAAAATATAGAATGGAACCTGTGACCTCTAATAGAAAATAACTATTATATATGACCTTTTGAAAATAAATTTAGGGAGGTGTCACATAGGACAATGAGATGAtatgaaataaataaattataaaagTTAACATGTGTTGTTATATAATTCGccgcttcagatttaatataattatataGATATAGATTATAATATCTTATGCGAGTTTTTAGTAAAGAAAATTTTAAAGAAAGTTAAGTCTTAATAACAAACAAATAATCTAATGTGTTTAAAGTGATTATTTGTTGAAGAATTAAATTAAACAGAGTTTCAACCTTTATGGTTATTAGTCAATTGACATTTGAAATCAATTCATAGATTCGTCAATAACTTTAACTGAATAAAAATACTAAATTGAAAATTCATAAATTAATATTCAATAAATTATATAATTTTAAACAAATTCATCTACAGACGTCATCAAAGTGGATTTTACCTACACATAATTGAAATAATCATAGCTAAAATGTTGACGAAATTATACATGAATCAAAGATGAAATACAAACTCCAATGGTGTTGAAGCGACAATTTATGTCTTTGGAAATCTTGCGGCCGAAATCTATTAGTAAAAGTTCTGAACCTTTCTTTTGATTTGATCTTTTGCTTTTAAAGGCTAACTTTTTGGTCTACCAAATCGCACCATGATTTGAATCAATAGCGCCACATTTTGTTATTTAATACAATTGAATACATGTGATTGATACCTTCATCGTGCCACAGTCTCTAGAAACTGCAAGTCGACTTGCACATAATTTTTACATCTTTTATCTTTGAACTTCTGGTGCCACGATCTAATATGAACGGCAGACAATTTTCACAATACATTTGTATCAAAAACTAACAGTAATATATTTAGTTCtcaaatttcatgagcattgtTCATTTATTCAAAGGAAACTAGATCCTAATATAATGTGTTTGTTGTTTTCAGTATGCAACAAGTAATTGAAAGACGCAATGGATGTTCAGAAAATCATAGATTAATGGACCATCCATCTGCGGATCAGTTTCAGGTAAATTAAGTTCAACTTATTGTAATATTCTTGAATGATGAATTCATGATATATCCTTTTGAAAAAAACATATTCTTTGCGAAACTGAATATGGAGTATTTTCTGACTGATATCTGATCATAATCATCTATAGCGATAAAGCCTGCACATATATACTTATTAGTAGTATTATCGCATGATAGAAGGAAGACAAGGAAATTGCATTTGAGAATTGCCATTAACATTAATTTGCTAACAAAAAAGAGGAATGCAAATTTTTTGAACCTTTGTTTACAGGTTGAGAGTGAGTCCAGCAACACACTTCGCAAGAAATTAGAAGATAAATCTCGTGAACTTAGGTACACTGCTAATACTTTTAGTACAAATTAGGTATAAATCAGCTGAGACTTAGTTTCCACCTTAACGCAGACAAATGAATGGAGAAGATTTGCAAGAATTGACAGTCCAAGAACTCCAGAAACTAGAGACTCTACTTAGAAGAAGTTTGTCCAGTGTCTCAAAAAAGAAGGTTTGTGCTTTACACTAATCATGCCCTAGTTCATTTCTCACAAGGGATTTGCAAGAATTGACATATAGGATACACTGATATGTTTCAGGATGAAATGTTTATGCAAGGCATCAACACCCTTAAGAGAAAGGTAAAAATGTTAAACCAAAAACCTCTCACACTGTCTTATAGCTCTCTCTCACTCTCTGCTACAACTTTTTTGATTATACTCTCCATGCAGAAAGTGGAACTGATCCAAGAAAATCAAAGATTGAAGAATGTGGTATGTTTTCTTCAAACTCTTGTAAATAAAACAATGTCTCATATATTTGATGGATAACTCGCAGAAGCATAGTAATGAAATGTGGATTTCAGATACGAGACCTGATAATTAGACAAAGGCAACAGTCATTGGAATCCGTTATTAGCAGTTCTTCTTATTTTCTTGAAGACGATGGCAGTGACACATCTCTCAAGTTGGGGTTAGTTATTTTCGTTTcaatttctttattttttttatgattCAAAGCGATAAGGATTCTGTTTAATATGTATTtttcattatatatatatatatatatatatatattattttgttAGGCTTAGAAGAATTTTGAGTTCACAGAAAGTTAAGATTATTCGGTTTTCTCAGTGATATGAAAACTAATTTATTTATGTTTGCAGGTTAACATTACATAATTGAATAAATAGAGTTTGGTTTAGAGGACTGTGGGAAGAAAGAGATAAAGTTTCGCTTCGTTTCTATGTGGCTGAACAAATCAACCAAATAAATGGAATACAGTAACTTGGTGTTTAAAAATAAGTCATGTAAAGAAACATGAGGTCTTGCTTGTAGAATTGTACTTCAATGCCAATTGTTCTATATTTTCTTTTGGCAAATTGATTCACATAAAATGTTAACATTTATGGCCGAGTTGGTATTAGTTTTAGAGGATTACAGGCCATATGGGTGAGTTAGAGTATGTAACACTCCATTTTTCTCTCATGCTTATTGTATTAATTTATGTCAGTTAAATTTATTGATTAACGTATCAATTTTTTTATTAGTTTAATGACAACTAAGTAATTATAAATAATTGTTGGAAGGAGTCAAACCATTAAGTTGTAACACATATGACATTAACTTATCAATTTAACCATATCATACTCTCAACAAAGGATAAATTCAATCATATAGATTATATTTGTATATtaaactattttatttaattacaAAAGTATTTTTCATCAATTACAttaatttttttaacaaaaatatGTTTTAACAAATTCCTgctaaataaaaaaaataataatgtgGACTATGAAGAATTATGTAAATATTGTTTTCCGAAAGTGAACTATAAAAATTATAAAATGAAGTATTTAAATTATACAAAACTATAATCTTCAAAATATGTTTTAAATGAGTAGATATTATAGTCGATATATAAACATTATATGTATTTACCTATAATTCTCGTATACtacaaaattaaaaatatatattagTTATATTAATTAAGATTAAATATGTATCTAGTCCTTATAAATTATCCAAAATTTAGTTTTAGTTATTTTATTTAGTTACAAAAGTATCTTTTTATCAGTTACTTTAATTTTCTTTAGCAAAAATATGTTTAAAAAATTCATTTTACATAAAATATAATAATGTGGACTAAGGCTTTGAGTACCCTAGTACCCGTTTAATCAAACCTGCTTACAAATAAAATTAAAGAATTATGTAAATATTGTTTTCCGAAAGTGaattataaaaattataaaatgAAGTATTTAAATTATACAAACTATAATCTTCCAAATATATTTTTAGTGAGTAGATATTGTAGTCAATATCTAAACATTATATGTATTTACTTATAATTCATATATACTCCAaaacttttaaaaaaattattagtTATATTAATTAGAGTTAAATATGTTTGTAGTCCttataaattatttaaaatttgGTTTTAGCTCTtataaaatttcttttaaaaagAATGTTCCTCTTAAAAAATTTCATTCACATTTTTTGTTTATGTCGTTTCTTTATTTTGACATAagcttttaaaaaaaaaattattgaattGCCACGTATTAGGGCATTTGACTATTATTTGACACATATCTATTTATTATTAACAAATGATTAAATCATCCCACTAAATTATAGTGTTTGTGTTCTTGGAATGTGTTCTTCTTCTTAACCTAAATCTCTTTCGTCTCCTTCGTTCCATTCTATCTCAAGTTCAGAAGTTACTCACCCAACATTCAAATCAAAGGAATCTTCACATCGTCTTCCAAATTAAGGGTTACAAAACCCATTTCTATGTCTTCCTCCTCTATGAAAAGTCAACCAGAAAGAAAAGGTGGTTGTGAAGCTCGTATCATACTATTGCAAGAACGGTCGTAATAGAGGAAGACTCTTTTGGAGATGCCCATATTAACAGGATGATAGAGTTATATTGTCATCTTCTTATGAACTATCTTCTTGTTGATTCACATTTAACTCGTTCTACAATGGGATATTTGTATGTCTCTTTCATATTCTTCATGTTGTTCCAATCGAccaagttctaactcatgttcttgTAACTTCCTAAATAGTGTTGCCATGTCATTTTTTATACGTTTTTCTTTTTTAAAATGGTTGTCACCTTTGGTTACCATGATCTTGTCAAAGATCTTAGAACCTTTAAGTTTAATTATTGTTTGTATATGTTTTTTCAAGAACGGTTAGATGGTTTGTTAAGTGGGTGAATCTATTTTGCATTTCCAGAATTTTCTCTCCCAATACCATTCTAAACATTTCGTATTCTTGGGAAAGGGTGTTTAGTCTAGATCATTTTACTTCTTTCGTTCCTTCGTGTGTTGTATCTAGGGTATCCCATATTTCTTTAGTCGTTTTGCAATTTGAAACTCTAAAGAATTCATCAATTCCTAAGGATCATGCTAGAATGTTTTTCTCCTTTTTGTCATATGAAATTTTCTTTCACTCCATGTATCTTTAGCATTGGGTTGTTCCACACCCTCTACAATAGTGGTAGGTATGAAAGGTATTTTTTTAACCGTATTCCAAACTTCTACACCATGATATTCGAAGAACATTTGCATTcttattttccaaaaatcataacaTTCATCGATAAAGACTATTACAAAAAAAAATTTACCTCGATTGGGAAATGGATCTTACCTCAGTTCTATAGGCGAGTCCATGAAGGGAGACATGAAAACTCGCCACTTTTCCCTTCAGGTCAAGTTCCACCAGGGGGAAATTGTAATGGTCATATGTTCGATCCCCAGCAACAACGTTTTTTGAAATTTCAAAACTACGCTACTTTTTACCTCGGTTGGAAATAATACCTAAGGAGTAAAGTCCTGTTTACAAAGCATCAAATTTAGTTTTAACCTGCTTTTTCATTTTAATCTGCAAAGCATCAAATTTGTTAACAAATTCTAAATCTTCctaatcatcaacaacaacaacaaaaagaaAATCAATAGAATCACTAAatattaaatctcaacaacaacaaaaacaacaacaacaataaaaacaacaacaacaaaaacaaaataacaaaaacaaaaacaacaacaacaataaaaacaacaacaacaaaaacaaaataacaaaaacaaaaacaaaaacaacaacaacaaaaataataacaacaacaacaacaaaaacaataacaaaaacaacaacaacaaaaacaaaaacaaaaacaacaacaacaacaacaacaacaacaacaacaacaaaaacaacaaccaCAATAGCATTAGTAACATCAGTAGCAACAACATAAACAACATCAGCAACATTAGCAGTAGCAACATCAGTAGCAACAACATCAGCAGCATCAACGCCAGCAATAgtaacaacaacaataataacaacaataattACTACTACTACAACAACAttaacaacaaaaacaacaacatcagCAGCAACAGCAGCATCAACACCAGCAATAgtaacaacaacaataataacaacaacaattactactactacaacaacaatattaacaacaaaaacaacaacaacaacaacaacaacaataacaacaacaacaatattaacaacaacaagaagaacaacattaacaacaacaataataataataacaacaatattaacaacaagaagaagaaaacattaacaacaagaacaacaaaatcagtagAATATTTAAACTTTAAATCtcaataacaacaataacaaaaacaacaataacaacaacaataataataacaacaactACTACTACTAGTACTACtataacaacaaaaacaaaaaccacaacaaaaacaataacaaaaacaataaataaaacaaaatcaATATAATCGTTAAATATTAAAtctcaataacaacaacaaaaacattATTAAACATTTTACTTGAAACGATAACAACTAACATTAATAAGTTACTTGCTTGTTTTTCTAACTAACATTAAGTATTTTTAACAAGGAATTACCAGACAAGATATTACATTAGAAACCAACCTTGAAACAATGTTCTGCTTTTTCTTTCATTATCATTGTTTTCATTATGTTAAGTTTATATTTCAGCATTTTGCATTCAAGATGGATAGTTGTGGTATTCACGTTTTGATTGACTTGTGAGAGTTTCACGTGGATCAATAATGTTTCATGTAGATTGATGAGTTAATGTTTTGACCATTGTTTCTTTATAAATGGACGACAATGATTCGTTACTTAATTTTTCATCAAATTGGTCTTAATTAAAAAACTTAATACATAAATAAAATACGCTAATTTACCCCTTCCAACTCAACAAGGTAAAAGgtcataaaaaatatttaaacAAATTAAAAGATGATAAAATATAGTTGTTGGAATTCAAAGGCGTGTCCTCTAAATACTTTATTCATCGGTTTCCAACTCAACCGAGGTAATAGGTCataaaaaaaattttaaaaattaaaagaTCCTAAAATATAGTTGTTGAGATTCAAAGGTGTGTCATCCAAACACTTTATCCCTCGGTTTCTAGCTCAACCGAAGTAATaggttataaaaaaatttattaattaaaaaatatgctaaaatatAGTTGCTAAGATTCGAACGTGTATTCTTTAAATACACTACCCCATTGATCGTCAGCTCAACTGAGGGGATAAATggtatttaaaaaaaatcaaaatgtGACGCGTCTATGGTTTACATTTCGGTTTTTTGTTGGGTGAGGTGAAAGTTTTGTCataaaatgtattatttgtaataGTGAAAGTAAACTGGTATATTTAAATTAGAGTCTTCTCCGAAAATGGTTTAAATGAACCCATGTGTCCTAGATGTATGAGCAATTTATCCAACTCTTGCTCTAATGTCAATTGTAAGTTTTAGATACAGGCTAAGAAGGGTTGAATTATGTATGCTGAATTTTTCTCATTTTAAGTGCAAGTTTCTTATTTTGTTGGAAGCAATTAACCGAGTTAGGAATGTTAAAGAATAAAATGATGAAAACTAAATGTGCTGAATGTAAAATAGACAGGAGAATTATCCTAGTTCACCTTATCCAAATGAAGGCTAGTCCAATCATTCTATTCCCTTAGAGGATTTTCACTATATTTAGAATTCTTTGTACAACTCTCATGCCAAGATCACTCTTACAATCTTCTAACACATACACAAGATAAAAAAATACTACTTTCTTAAGAGAAATACTTTTCACCATACAATTTGATGAATAAGTAATACACCAAACTTAGAGAAATTTAGAAGAATTGGTCGATGGCTTGATTCCCAAA from Lathyrus oleraceus cultivar Zhongwan6 chromosome 7, CAAS_Psat_ZW6_1.0, whole genome shotgun sequence encodes the following:
- the LOC127100710 gene encoding MADS-box transcription factor 23 isoform X1; its protein translation is MTRKKIQIKKIDNISSRQVTFSKRRKGLFKKAQELSTLCDADVALMVFSATNKLFEYASSSMQQVIERRNGCSENHRLMDHPSADQFQVESESSNTLRKKLEDKSRELRQMNGEDLQELTVQELQKLETLLRRSLSSVSKKKDEMFMQGINTLKRKVKMLNQKPLTLSYSSLSLSATTFLIILSMQKVELIQENQRLKNVIRDLIIRQRQQSLESVISSSSYFLEDDGSDTSLKLGLTLHN
- the LOC127100710 gene encoding MADS-box protein JOINTLESS isoform X2, giving the protein MTRKKIQIKKIDNISSRQVTFSKRRKGLFKKAQELSTLCDADVALMVFSATNKLFEYASSSMQQVIERRNGCSENHRLMDHPSADQFQVESESSNTLRKKLEDKSRELRQMNGEDLQELTVQELQKLETLLRRSLSSVSKKKDEMFMQGINTLKRKKVELIQENQRLKNVIRDLIIRQRQQSLESVISSSSYFLEDDGSDTSLKLGLTLHN